The following is a genomic window from Streptomyces chrestomyceticus JCM 4735.
GACGTTTTGCGCCGGGACGGCTTCGGCGCGCTGCCAGGAACGCCACAGCGCGGCGTAGATTCCGTCCTGGGCCAACAGTTCGCCGTGCGCTCCCAGTTCGACGACCTGTCCGTGCTCGACGGGGGCGATCCGGTCGGCGTCCTGGGCGGTGTGCAGCCGGTGGGCGATGGAGATGACGGTGCGGCCTTCGAAGACGGCCGCCAAGGCCTGCTCGGCGTGGCGCGCGGCGGCCGGGTCGAGCAGCGAGGTCGCCTCGTCCAGGATGACCGTGTGCGGCGCGGCCAACAGGATGCGTGCCAGCGACGGTTGCTGGCTCACCGCTGTCACCGCGCCAGCCCCGGCGGCCAAGGCCACCAGGTCGTGTTGTTACAGGCCCTGGTCGACGGCGCAGGAGATCAGATAGGGGGCACCGCCAGGCCGACCATCCACACCACGCCCAGCACCACGGTGTACAGCGCGCGGCGGGGCTGCTGACGCAGCAGCCATCCCAGGTAACGGAGCGGGCTGCGGACATCAGGGGTGCCGGGAGCGGCTTAGGGAGGCGACTGGGGCATGAGGGGCAGGCTGCCCATGGCCACTACAGCGACACGCGGGCCCAGCCATCTTCCGTACGCATGACAGTACGACGCGCTGCCCATCGGGCCGGGTGACAGCGTCGATCCGCACCGGGACCGGCGGGAACGATGACCGAAACCGGTGTGTCCACGGCCGTGTCACGGGGCCGGAAAGGTGCGTGCCATGGCGGTGTATCGGGTGACGTTCCGATGCGTACGGTACGGACGGCACGGCGCCACGCCGTCCTTGAAGATCTTTGTCCGGCGATCTCGCAGGTCACCAATTCACCGCGGTAAAGGATCTCCACCACGGCGCGCAGGAACGATTTGTCGAACGGTGGGCGCGGCTAGGGTTGGGGCTCTCTTCGTCTCGTGGAGGTGCCCGGACGGTGGCCGACAGCTTTGTTCACCTGCACAATCACACCGAATATTCCATGCTCGACGGCGCGCAGAAGCTTAAACCGATGTTCGCCGAAGTCGCACGCCAGTCGATGCCCGCCGTCGCGATGAGCGATCACGGCAACATGTTCGGTGCCTATGAGTTCCACCAGGTGTCCAAAGGCTTCGACGACGTCAAACCGATCATCGGCATCGAGGCCTACGTCGCCCCGTCCTCGCGCCGCCACCGTAAGCAGGAATTCTGGGGGCCGGGCGGGCAGCGCGCCATGTCGGACGACGGCGAGGGGTCGAAAGACGTGTCCGGCGGCGGCCGGTTCACCCACATGACGATGTGGGCCCGGAACGTCCAGGGGCTGCGCAATCTTTTCTACCTGTCCACCGAAGCCAGTTACAGCGGACAATTCCCGGCCGGCAAGCCCCGCATGGACATGGAGCTGATCGGCGAGCACGCCGAGGGCATCATCGCGACGACCGGCTGCCCCTCCGGCGCCATCCAGACGCGGCTGCGGCTGAACCAATACGCCGAGGCCCGCGAGGTCGCCGCTGCCTACCAGGACATCTTCGGCCGTGAGAACTACTTCCTGGAGCTGATGGACCACGGCCTGTCCATCGAACGGGACGTCCGGGACGGGCTGCTGCGCCTGGCCAAGGACCTGGACATTCCCCTGCTGGCCACCAACGACGCGCACTACATCCACGAGGACCAGGCGGACGCGCACGACAACCTGCTGTGCATCGGCGTCGGAAAGAACAAGGCCGACGAGAAGCGCTTCCGGTTCCAGGGCGGCGGCTATTACCTGAAGACCGCGCAGGAGATGCGCGCCCTGTTCTCCGAACTCCCCGGAGCGTGCGACAACACCCTGCTCATCGCGGAACGCATCGAGTCGTACAACGAAGTGTTCGACTACGTCGACGAGATGCCGCAGTACCCGGACGTGCCCGAGGGGGAAACCCAGGAGTCGTGGCTGCGCAAGGAGGTCCTGAAGGGCCTCGCCACGCGCTACGGCGATCCTGTCCCCGCCGAGGTCATGGAACGCTTCGAGACCGAGATGACGGTCATCGGGCCCATGGGATTCTCCAGCTACTTCCTCGTGGTCGCGGACATCTGCAAATACGCGCGCGACAACGGCGTGCCGGTCGGTCCGGGCCGCGGTTCGGCCACCGGCTCCATCGTCGCCTACGCCACCCGTATCACCGAGCTGTGCCCCCTGGAGCACGGCCTGCTGTTCGAACGCTTTCTGAATCCCGAGCGCATCAACCCGCCGGATGTCGACCTCGACTTCGACGACCGCCAGCGCGACAAGATGGTGCGCTACGTCACCGAGAAGTACGGCGACGCGTACACCGCCATGGTGAACACGTTCGGCAAGATCAAGGCCAAGAACGCGATCAAGGACTCCTCGCGCATCCTCGGCTATCCGTTCAGCCACGGCGAGCGGATCACCAAAGCGCTGCCGCCGGACATCATGGGCAAGTCCATCCCCCTGGACGGCATCTTCGACCCCGAGCACCCGCGGTACGGCGAGGCCGGCGAGATCCGGCAGATGTACGAGAACGAGCCGGACGTCAAGAAGGTCATCGACACGGCCAAGGGCGTCGAGGGGCTGACCCGCGGCACCGGTGTGCACGCGGCCGCGGTGATTCTTTCCAAGACCAAGCTGACGGACCGTATCCCGCTGCACATGCGGGCCGCCGACGGCGTGAAGATCACCGGTTTCGACTATCCGTCCTGCGAGGCCATGGGCCTGGTCAAGATGGACTTCCTGGGGCTGCGCAACCTGGGCGTCATCGACCACGCGCTGCAGAACATCCGCGAGAACCGCGGCATCAAGCTGGCCACCGTCGACCCGATGGACGGCGACCCCGGGAAAGTCGTCATCCCCCTCGACGACGAGAAGACCTTCGAACTCCTCGGCCGCGGCGACACCTTCGGCGTCTTCCAGCTCGACGGCGGCGGCATGCGCGCCCTGCTGAAACTGATGGAACCGTCACGATTCGAGGACATCGCGGCGGCCCTCGCCCTGTACCGGCCCGGCCCGATGGCCGCCAACGCGCACACCAACTACGCGCTGCGGCAGAACGGCAAGCAGGAGCCGGACCCGATCCACCCCGAGCTGAAGGAAGTCCTCGACCCGATCCTGGGCTCCACCCACCATCTGCTCATCTTCCAGGAGCAGATCATGGCCATCGCCCGGACCCTCGCCGGCTACACCCTCGGCGGCGCCGACATGCTGCGCCGCGCGATGGGCAAGAAGAAGCCCGAAGTGCTGGCCGCCGAATGGGAGAAGTTCCACGCCGGCATGCGGACGAACGGCTACTCCGAGGAGGCCGTGAAGGCCATCTGGGACGTCATGCTCCCGTTCTCCGGATACGCGTTCAACAAGTCCCACACCGCCGGATACGGCCTGGTCTCCTACTGGACCGCCTATCTGAAGGCGAACTATCCGGCCGAATACATGGCCGCGCTGCTGACATCCGTCGGAGATGACAAGGACAAGGCGGGCATCTACCTGGCCGACGCGCGCAAGCTGGGCGTCACCGTCATGCCGCCGGACGTCAACGAGTCCGTCGCGGAGTTCGCGGCCATCGGCGACGACGTACGCTTCGGCCTCCGTTCGGTACGCAATGTCGGCGACAACGTCATCGAGACCATCATCGCGGCCCGTAAGACCAAGGGGAAGTTCGCCTCCTTCGCCGACTTCCTCGACAAGGCCGAGCTGCCCGCGCTCAACAAGCGGGCGGTCGAATCCCTCATCAAGGCCGGCGCGTTCGACTCCCTCGGCCACACCCGTAAAGGGTTGACCGCCGCACACGAACCGGCCATCGACGCGGTCGTGCCGCTGAAGAAGGCCGCCGCGTACGGACAGGACGACCTGTTCGCCGGGCTCGGGGGCGACGAAGGCGGCGCGGAATCGGGATTCGGCCTCGATGTGAAGATCGACGAGAGTGAATGGCCGCGTAAGCAACTGCTCTCCACCGAGCGGGAGATGCTCGGCATGTACGTCTCGGCGCACCCGCTGGACGGCACCGAGCACATCCTCTCCGCCAACCGGGACACCACCATCCCCGAGCTGGTGGCCTCCGGCCGCACCGAAGGCGTGGTGCGCCTGTCCGGGCTGATCACCAGCATCCAGCCGAAGATGACCAAGCAGGGCAACGCCTGGGCGATCGTCAACCTGGCCGACCGGGACGGCACCATCGAGGTGCTGTTCTTCCCCGCCACCTACCAGCTCGTCGTGGGCGCCCTGGTCGAGGACAGCGTGGTGTCGGTCCAGGGCCGCATCAACGACCGGGACGGCACGGTCAGCATCTTCGGGCAGGAGCTGAACGTACTCGACATCACCTCGGCGGAGCGCACCGGTGCGGCCCCCGTGCAGCTCAGCCTCCCCTACCACCGCATCAACGAGCCCACCCTCAAGGAACTGAAGCGCATCATGGGTGCGCACCCCGGGGACAACCCCGTCCACCTCGCGGTACGCGGAGTGCAGAAGACGATCGTGTACCAGCTCCACACCATGGTGAATCCGGCCACGCTCGCCTCCGAGATCAAGGGCTCCTTCGGGCCGGACGCGTGGCAAGGCGTGGTGTGAGCGGCCCGGACCGCCCGGACGAAGAGACCCATCTGCGGTTCACCCCCTCCGTGCGCGCGAGGGCGGCCCCGGAGACGCGTGGCGGCGGAGTACGGCGTGCCGCGCCTGCCAGGTGGCCGAGCGGCTGCCGAACGGGGCGTAGTCGATCTCCAGGACGGTGAAATGGGGTGCGACCAGGGCGAGAAACGTCGGCTCGGCCATCCGGGAGGGGCCTCGCACCTGAGAGAGTTCCGTCTTCACGGTGGGGGCGCTCGCGCCTACGTGGATCCAGAGGCCACCCGGCAGGCAGACCCGCGCCATCGCCGCGACGAAGTGCCGTCGGTCCGTCATCTGCGGTAGGGCGTGCAGCACGCCCCGTTCCAGTGCCACCGGAAACGGGCCGAGCCGCGGTGGTAGGTGCGTGACGTCGGCCGTCGTGAACCGGACGGTCAGCGCCGCGGGCGTACGGGCGCGTGCCAGGGCGATCGCCCGTGGCGAGAAATCGCAGCCGGTGACCCGGTAGCCGTGCTCGGCGAGCCAGCGTGCGGTGGAGCCCAGCCCGCAGCCGACATCGATCACGTCCTCGGGTGGCGGCGCGTGCCGGGTGAGCAGGCGGGCCAGGGGCGCGGTGGGCGGCTCGTCCCAGACCGGGTCGCCGCATCGATAGGTCAGGTCCCATTCCTGTGCCGTCATGGGCTTCGGGTCCCGTGACTTTTCCATTGCGGGAT
Proteins encoded in this region:
- the dnaE gene encoding DNA polymerase III subunit alpha; amino-acid sequence: MADSFVHLHNHTEYSMLDGAQKLKPMFAEVARQSMPAVAMSDHGNMFGAYEFHQVSKGFDDVKPIIGIEAYVAPSSRRHRKQEFWGPGGQRAMSDDGEGSKDVSGGGRFTHMTMWARNVQGLRNLFYLSTEASYSGQFPAGKPRMDMELIGEHAEGIIATTGCPSGAIQTRLRLNQYAEAREVAAAYQDIFGRENYFLELMDHGLSIERDVRDGLLRLAKDLDIPLLATNDAHYIHEDQADAHDNLLCIGVGKNKADEKRFRFQGGGYYLKTAQEMRALFSELPGACDNTLLIAERIESYNEVFDYVDEMPQYPDVPEGETQESWLRKEVLKGLATRYGDPVPAEVMERFETEMTVIGPMGFSSYFLVVADICKYARDNGVPVGPGRGSATGSIVAYATRITELCPLEHGLLFERFLNPERINPPDVDLDFDDRQRDKMVRYVTEKYGDAYTAMVNTFGKIKAKNAIKDSSRILGYPFSHGERITKALPPDIMGKSIPLDGIFDPEHPRYGEAGEIRQMYENEPDVKKVIDTAKGVEGLTRGTGVHAAAVILSKTKLTDRIPLHMRAADGVKITGFDYPSCEAMGLVKMDFLGLRNLGVIDHALQNIRENRGIKLATVDPMDGDPGKVVIPLDDEKTFELLGRGDTFGVFQLDGGGMRALLKLMEPSRFEDIAAALALYRPGPMAANAHTNYALRQNGKQEPDPIHPELKEVLDPILGSTHHLLIFQEQIMAIARTLAGYTLGGADMLRRAMGKKKPEVLAAEWEKFHAGMRTNGYSEEAVKAIWDVMLPFSGYAFNKSHTAGYGLVSYWTAYLKANYPAEYMAALLTSVGDDKDKAGIYLADARKLGVTVMPPDVNESVAEFAAIGDDVRFGLRSVRNVGDNVIETIIAARKTKGKFASFADFLDKAELPALNKRAVESLIKAGAFDSLGHTRKGLTAAHEPAIDAVVPLKKAAAYGQDDLFAGLGGDEGGAESGFGLDVKIDESEWPRKQLLSTEREMLGMYVSAHPLDGTEHILSANRDTTIPELVASGRTEGVVRLSGLITSIQPKMTKQGNAWAIVNLADRDGTIEVLFFPATYQLVVGALVEDSVVSVQGRINDRDGTVSIFGQELNVLDITSAERTGAAPVQLSLPYHRINEPTLKELKRIMGAHPGDNPVHLAVRGVQKTIVYQLHTMVNPATLASEIKGSFGPDAWQGVV
- a CDS encoding class I SAM-dependent methyltransferase, whose amino-acid sequence is MEKSRDPKPMTAQEWDLTYRCGDPVWDEPPTAPLARLLTRHAPPPEDVIDVGCGLGSTARWLAEHGYRVTGCDFSPRAIALARARTPAALTVRFTTADVTHLPPRLGPFPVALERGVLHALPQMTDRRHFVAAMARVCLPGGLWIHVGASAPTVKTELSQVRGPSRMAEPTFLALVAPHFTVLEIDYAPFGSRSATWQARHAVLRRHASPGPPSRARRG